One genomic segment of Erythrolamprus reginae isolate rEryReg1 chromosome 2, rEryReg1.hap1, whole genome shotgun sequence includes these proteins:
- the PRUNE2 gene encoding protein prune homolog 2 isoform X3, whose protein sequence is MDILNEAMLDSTAIEMRPEPPNSLDLNGAHPRRIKLTAPNINLSLDQSEGSVLSDDNLDTPDEIDINVDDLDTPDEADSLEYAGHEEQPAVKEPSQEESESIPEYTAEEEREDNRLWRTVVIGDQEQRIDMKAIEPFKRVISHGGYYGDGLNAIIVFAACFLPDSSQVDYTYVMENLFLYVISTLELMVAEDYMIVYLNGATPRRRMPGLGWMKRCYQMIDRRLRKNLKSFIIVHPSWFIRTILAVTRPFISSKFSNKIQYINTLAELNELIPMEYVNVPESIVKLDEELREASAKASCLSNEPETTSIQQDINMTLKSS, encoded by the exons ATGGATATCCTAAATGAGGCCATGCTAGATTCCACCGCAATAGAGATGAGACCTG AACCTCCCAATTCGCTAGACCTTAATGGCGCTCATCCTAGAAGGATAAAGCTCACTGCTCCAAATATCAATCTCTCTTTGGACCAAAGTGAAGGATCTGTCCTTTCTGATGATAACTTGGACACTCCAGATGAAATTGATATTAATGTAGATGATCTTGACACGCCGGACGAAGCAGATTCTTTAGAATATGCTGGACATG AAGAGCAACCAGCTGTTAAAGAACCTtctcaagaagaatctgaatccaTCCCAGAATATACTGCTGAAGAGGAGCGGGAAGACAACAGATTATGGAGAACTGTTGTTATTGGAGACCAGGAGCAGAGGATTGATATGAAAGCAATTGAACCTTTTAAAAGGGTTATTTCTCACGGAG GATACTACGGTGATGGCTTGAATGCCATCATTGTATTTGCTGCGTGTTTTTTACCGGATAGCAGTCAAGTGGATTATACATATGTCATGGAAAACCTTTTCCT ATATGTAATAAGTACTTTGGAGCTCATGGTTGCTGAAGACTATATGATTGTTTACTTAAATGGAGCAACCCCAAGGAGAAGAATGCCGGGACTCGGATGGATGAAAAGATGCTATCAGATGATTGACAGGCG ATTAAGGAAGAATTTGAAATCATTCATCATAGTTCACCCTTCTTGGTTTATAAGGACAATTCTAGCTGTCACACGGCCATTTATAAG TTCAAAATTCAGTAATAAGATACAGTACATCAACACTTTGGCAGAGCTTAATGAACTAATTCCAATGGAATATGTAAATGTCCCAGAAAGTATTGTCAA ACTGGATGAAGAGCTCAGGGAGGCCTCAGCAAA AGCAAGCTGTCTTTCAAATGAGCCTGAAACAACGTCAATCCAACAGGA cATCAACATGACCCTGAAAAGTTCTTAA
- the PRUNE2 gene encoding protein prune homolog 2 isoform X2: MDILNEAMLDSTAIEMRPEPPNSLDLNGAHPRRIKLTAPNINLSLDQSEGSVLSDDNLDTPDEIDINVDDLDTPDEADSLEYAGHEEQPAVKEPSQEESESIPEYTAEEEREDNRLWRTVVIGDQEQRIDMKAIEPFKRVISHGGYYGDGLNAIIVFAACFLPDSSQVDYTYVMENLFLYVISTLELMVAEDYMIVYLNGATPRRRMPGLGWMKRCYQMIDRRLRKNLKSFIIVHPSWFIRTILAVTRPFISSKFSNKIQYINTLAELNELIPMEYVNVPESIVKYDEEQSIQRRVRLDEELREASAKASCLSNEPETTSIQQDINMTLKSS, from the exons ATGGATATCCTAAATGAGGCCATGCTAGATTCCACCGCAATAGAGATGAGACCTG AACCTCCCAATTCGCTAGACCTTAATGGCGCTCATCCTAGAAGGATAAAGCTCACTGCTCCAAATATCAATCTCTCTTTGGACCAAAGTGAAGGATCTGTCCTTTCTGATGATAACTTGGACACTCCAGATGAAATTGATATTAATGTAGATGATCTTGACACGCCGGACGAAGCAGATTCTTTAGAATATGCTGGACATG AAGAGCAACCAGCTGTTAAAGAACCTtctcaagaagaatctgaatccaTCCCAGAATATACTGCTGAAGAGGAGCGGGAAGACAACAGATTATGGAGAACTGTTGTTATTGGAGACCAGGAGCAGAGGATTGATATGAAAGCAATTGAACCTTTTAAAAGGGTTATTTCTCACGGAG GATACTACGGTGATGGCTTGAATGCCATCATTGTATTTGCTGCGTGTTTTTTACCGGATAGCAGTCAAGTGGATTATACATATGTCATGGAAAACCTTTTCCT ATATGTAATAAGTACTTTGGAGCTCATGGTTGCTGAAGACTATATGATTGTTTACTTAAATGGAGCAACCCCAAGGAGAAGAATGCCGGGACTCGGATGGATGAAAAGATGCTATCAGATGATTGACAGGCG ATTAAGGAAGAATTTGAAATCATTCATCATAGTTCACCCTTCTTGGTTTATAAGGACAATTCTAGCTGTCACACGGCCATTTATAAG TTCAAAATTCAGTAATAAGATACAGTACATCAACACTTTGGCAGAGCTTAATGAACTAATTCCAATGGAATATGTAAATGTCCCAGAAAGTATTGTCAA GTATGATGAAGAGCAATCCATTCAGAGAAGAGTAAG ACTGGATGAAGAGCTCAGGGAGGCCTCAGCAAA AGCAAGCTGTCTTTCAAATGAGCCTGAAACAACGTCAATCCAACAGGA cATCAACATGACCCTGAAAAGTTCTTAA
- the PRUNE2 gene encoding protein prune homolog 2 isoform X4: MDILNEAMLDSTAIEMRPEPPNSLDLNGAHPRRIKLTAPNINLSLDQSEGSVLSDDNLDTPDEIDINVDDLDTPDEADSLEYAGHEEQPAVKEPSQEESESIPEYTAEEEREDNRLWRTVVIGDQEQRIDMKAIEPFKRVISHGGYYGDGLNAIIVFAACFLPDSSQVDYTYVMENLFLYVISTLELMVAEDYMIVYLNGATPRRRMPGLGWMKRCYQMIDRRLRKNLKSFIIVHPSWFIRTILAVTRPFISSKFSNKIQYINTLAELNELIPMEYVNVPESIVK, encoded by the exons ATGGATATCCTAAATGAGGCCATGCTAGATTCCACCGCAATAGAGATGAGACCTG AACCTCCCAATTCGCTAGACCTTAATGGCGCTCATCCTAGAAGGATAAAGCTCACTGCTCCAAATATCAATCTCTCTTTGGACCAAAGTGAAGGATCTGTCCTTTCTGATGATAACTTGGACACTCCAGATGAAATTGATATTAATGTAGATGATCTTGACACGCCGGACGAAGCAGATTCTTTAGAATATGCTGGACATG AAGAGCAACCAGCTGTTAAAGAACCTtctcaagaagaatctgaatccaTCCCAGAATATACTGCTGAAGAGGAGCGGGAAGACAACAGATTATGGAGAACTGTTGTTATTGGAGACCAGGAGCAGAGGATTGATATGAAAGCAATTGAACCTTTTAAAAGGGTTATTTCTCACGGAG GATACTACGGTGATGGCTTGAATGCCATCATTGTATTTGCTGCGTGTTTTTTACCGGATAGCAGTCAAGTGGATTATACATATGTCATGGAAAACCTTTTCCT ATATGTAATAAGTACTTTGGAGCTCATGGTTGCTGAAGACTATATGATTGTTTACTTAAATGGAGCAACCCCAAGGAGAAGAATGCCGGGACTCGGATGGATGAAAAGATGCTATCAGATGATTGACAGGCG ATTAAGGAAGAATTTGAAATCATTCATCATAGTTCACCCTTCTTGGTTTATAAGGACAATTCTAGCTGTCACACGGCCATTTATAAG TTCAAAATTCAGTAATAAGATACAGTACATCAACACTTTGGCAGAGCTTAATGAACTAATTCCAATGGAATATGTAAATGTCCCAGAAAGTATTGTCAAGTAA